In Anaerobacillus isosaccharinicus, one genomic interval encodes:
- a CDS encoding aspartate kinase: MGLVVQKFGGTSVGNVERIKHVASRVIETVKNGDQVVVVVSAMGKSTDELVSLAKDITENPSKREMDMLLSTGEQVTIALLTMALQAQGHEAISLTGWQAGIKTEDCHSNARIQKFENETIGNHLDSGKIVIVAGFQGVTESGEITTLGRGGSDTTAVALAAGLKADRCDIFTDVTGVFTTDPRVVKSARKLSSISYDEMLELANLGAGVLHPRAVEFAKNYQVKLTVRSSMVEEEGTMIEEEVSMEENLVVRGLAFESNVTKISVCGMPNQICGLSNLFTTLATNNINVDIIIQNVIDSENTNISFSILSERLAETVEVLENNREELKFQEILHDTGLAKVSIVGSGMISNPGVAGQMFKALADQGILVKMVSTSEIKVSTVIDQSEMVKAVETLHQEFQLDKVKVSV, from the coding sequence ATGGGGTTAGTTGTACAAAAATTTGGTGGAACGTCTGTCGGAAATGTAGAACGTATTAAACATGTTGCCAGTAGAGTCATTGAAACCGTTAAAAATGGAGACCAGGTAGTTGTAGTTGTTTCAGCAATGGGAAAGTCAACGGACGAGTTAGTTTCTTTAGCAAAGGATATTACTGAAAATCCAAGTAAGCGAGAAATGGATATGCTCTTAAGTACTGGAGAGCAAGTGACAATCGCGCTTTTAACAATGGCCTTGCAAGCGCAAGGTCATGAGGCCATTTCGTTAACTGGTTGGCAAGCTGGAATTAAAACTGAGGATTGTCATAGTAATGCTCGCATTCAAAAGTTCGAAAATGAAACAATTGGTAACCACCTGGATTCTGGAAAAATTGTGATTGTCGCCGGATTTCAAGGTGTAACTGAAAGCGGAGAAATCACAACTTTAGGAAGAGGTGGCTCTGACACAACAGCAGTTGCTCTCGCTGCTGGTTTAAAGGCAGATCGGTGTGATATTTTCACAGATGTAACCGGCGTATTTACAACAGATCCTAGGGTAGTGAAAAGTGCCAGGAAGTTAAGTTCCATATCCTATGATGAGATGCTCGAATTAGCAAACCTTGGTGCTGGTGTGTTGCACCCTCGTGCTGTTGAATTCGCAAAAAATTATCAGGTGAAATTAACTGTTCGTTCAAGTATGGTTGAAGAAGAAGGAACAATGATTGAGGAGGAAGTATCAATGGAAGAAAATTTAGTTGTTAGAGGGTTAGCATTCGAAAGCAATGTTACGAAAATATCGGTTTGTGGAATGCCAAATCAGATTTGTGGGTTATCAAATCTATTTACGACATTAGCAACAAATAATATTAATGTTGACATCATTATCCAAAATGTTATTGATAGCGAAAATACGAACATTTCTTTTTCGATCCTTTCTGAAAGGTTAGCTGAAACGGTGGAAGTTCTTGAAAACAACCGAGAAGAGCTAAAGTTCCAAGAAATACTTCATGATACAGGCTTAGCAAAAGTATCGATCGTTGGTTCAGGTATGATCTCTAACCCTGGAGTAGCCGGGCAAATGTTTAAGGCTCTTGCGGATCAAGGGATTTTAGTTAAGATGGTAAGTACTTCAGAAATTAAAGTATCAACCGTTATTGACCAAAGTGAAATGGTAAAGGCTGTTGAGACACTTCATCAGGAATTTCAACTTGATAAAGTGAAAGTTTCAGTGTAA
- a CDS encoding YslB family protein, which translates to MIFGQKKTVTIDETELQMPLFGYNLLREDVLPDLLGKEHNIILYWAGKSLARKYLTKSIDELILFFQKAGWGELVLVKEKKSELIFELTSHLFEHKKNIIRPLEAGFIAEQIQHIKGFITETNEESKNGTPKKVIFHVKWDIHDHHI; encoded by the coding sequence ATGATCTTTGGTCAAAAAAAGACAGTAACCATAGACGAAACAGAGCTGCAAATGCCTCTGTTTGGCTATAATCTTTTAAGAGAGGATGTTTTACCAGATTTATTAGGAAAAGAACATAACATTATCTTATATTGGGCAGGTAAATCATTAGCAAGAAAATATCTTACCAAATCCATCGATGAACTGATATTATTTTTTCAAAAAGCCGGTTGGGGAGAGCTTGTTTTAGTAAAAGAAAAAAAGTCGGAACTCATTTTTGAACTTACTTCTCACTTATTTGAACATAAAAAAAATATAATAAGGCCTCTAGAAGCCGGTTTCATCGCTGAACAAATTCAACATATCAAAGGCTTTATTACTGAGACAAATGAAGAATCAAAAAATGGTACTCCTAAAAAGGTCATATTTCATGTGAAATGGGATATTCATGATCATCATATATAA